The following are encoded together in the bacterium genome:
- a CDS encoding DEAD/DEAH box helicase — MAAEHPAHARFSPATRAWFASAFAAPTPAQTQAWAAIAEGAHVLVSAPTGSGKTLAAFLWAIDRLAAAPPTLPGVRLLYVSPLKALAVDIEQNLRTPLAGIRGAATRLGLPVPDLGVGLRTGDTTAGERRRMTKDAPEILVTTPESLFLLLTSAAREVLRGVETVIVDEVHAVAGTKRGSHLALSLERLDALLAQPAQRIGLSATVRPLEEVARYLGGAAPVAIVQAPVEKRFDLTIEVPVEDLAAMGQPIGTSKSGSASGAEERTGIWPHVEERLLALIRAHRSTIVFANSRRLAERLSARLNELAETEVARAHHGSVSREQRLQIEDALRAGALPCVVATSSLELGIDMGAVDLVVQVEAPSSVAAGLQRIGRAGHRVGATSRGVFFPKYRGDLLETTVVVERMRAGAIEALRYPRNPLDVLAQQIVAMVAMDDWTVDRLEEVVRRTAPFAELPRAAYEGVLDMLAGRYPSEAFAELRPRLNWDRTTNRLTPRPNAQRLAVTSGGTIPDRGLYGVFLAGEHPTRVGELDEEMVFESRVGEVFLLGASSWRIEDITHDRVLVSPAPGEPGKMPFWRGDAPGRDVELGQGIGAFVRELAALPDAARTARLRAVGLDRRAAGNLARYLAEQREATGVLPDDRTLVVERFRDAVGDWRVCIHSFFGARVHAPWARAIEARLRQRLGLQVQSLWTDDGIVLRIPDADDVPPADAILFDPEEIDDLVTAEIADSALFASRFRECAARALLLPRRRPGARTPLWQQRQRSALLLQQASKHPSFPIVLETYRECLQDAFDLPALQALLGAVRSRDVRVVEVDTPFPSPFASALQFSYVSVFMYEGDAPLAERRAQALSLDRALLAELLGRTELRELLDDDALAALELELQRLDAGHRVRDPDDLHDALRMLGDLSRDEVAPRLPDPAAADAMLAGLERAHRVLQVRVAGVARWIAIEDAARYRDALGVAMPLGVPRAFLEPVAAPLDDLVGRWARRHGPFRSADVAARFGLGVAVAEEALRRLEVEGRVVEGEFRPGGSGREWIDVDVLRRLRRRSLAVLHKEVEPVAPEQLTRFALGWHGVRARPLGMRPERPSLDAVLRAVEQLQGVPIPASALETQVLPARLPGYAPVLLDQLGAAGELVWAGAGALGHNDGWVVLALADRAPVLLPPALEVPPSPLAPRVLEVLAGGGALFFRQIAAATRSEDDAEVVLALWDLVWAGLVSNDTLAPLRAFLQRRRTKARPAGGGLRRRPPRLTRLGPPAGAGRWSLVPAREAATTRQLHAQVEQLLLRHGVVTRGAVLADRVPGGFAAVYPVLKAMEEAGRCRRGYFVEGLGGAQFAHAGAVDRLRAAASEPGRAQVLAATDPASPWGAALPWPERGPEDAGHRPGRKAGAFVVLVDGRLALYVERGGRTLLSYAGDPAVVEPAAEALAEAARAGLLGRLEVQRADGEAVLDTPLARALAQAGFHPTPWGMRVRA, encoded by the coding sequence ACCGCCGGCGAGCGCCGGCGCATGACGAAGGACGCGCCCGAGATACTCGTCACCACGCCGGAGTCGCTCTTCCTCCTCCTCACCTCGGCGGCGCGCGAGGTGCTGCGCGGTGTCGAGACGGTTATCGTCGACGAGGTGCACGCCGTCGCCGGCACCAAGCGCGGCAGCCACCTGGCGCTGAGCCTCGAGCGCCTCGACGCGCTCCTCGCGCAGCCGGCGCAGCGCATCGGCCTGTCGGCGACCGTGCGTCCGCTGGAGGAGGTGGCGCGCTACCTCGGCGGGGCCGCGCCGGTGGCGATCGTGCAGGCTCCGGTCGAGAAGCGCTTCGATCTCACCATCGAGGTGCCGGTCGAGGATCTCGCCGCGATGGGCCAGCCGATCGGCACGTCGAAGAGCGGCAGCGCCTCGGGCGCCGAGGAGCGTACGGGCATCTGGCCGCACGTGGAGGAGCGGCTGCTGGCGCTGATCCGTGCGCACCGCAGCACCATCGTCTTCGCCAACTCGCGCCGGCTCGCCGAGCGGCTGTCGGCGCGCCTCAACGAGCTGGCGGAGACGGAGGTCGCGCGCGCGCACCACGGCTCGGTCAGCCGCGAGCAGCGGCTCCAGATCGAGGACGCGCTGCGCGCCGGGGCGCTGCCGTGCGTGGTGGCGACCTCGTCGCTGGAGCTGGGCATCGACATGGGAGCCGTCGACCTGGTCGTGCAGGTCGAGGCGCCGTCGTCCGTCGCGGCCGGTCTCCAGCGCATCGGCCGCGCCGGCCATCGGGTGGGGGCGACGAGCCGCGGCGTCTTCTTCCCGAAGTACCGCGGCGACCTCCTCGAGACGACGGTCGTCGTCGAGCGCATGCGCGCGGGCGCGATCGAGGCGCTGCGCTACCCGCGCAACCCGCTCGACGTGCTGGCGCAGCAGATCGTCGCGATGGTGGCGATGGACGACTGGACGGTCGATCGGCTGGAGGAGGTCGTGCGGCGCACGGCGCCGTTCGCCGAGCTGCCGCGCGCCGCCTACGAGGGCGTGCTCGACATGCTCGCGGGGCGCTATCCGTCCGAGGCGTTCGCCGAGCTGCGGCCGCGGCTCAACTGGGACCGCACCACGAACCGCCTGACGCCGCGGCCGAACGCGCAGCGCCTCGCGGTGACGTCCGGCGGCACGATCCCCGACCGCGGCCTCTACGGCGTCTTCCTCGCCGGCGAGCATCCGACCCGCGTGGGCGAGCTCGACGAGGAGATGGTGTTCGAGAGCCGTGTCGGCGAGGTGTTCCTGCTCGGCGCGTCGAGCTGGCGCATCGAGGACATCACCCACGACCGCGTACTGGTCTCGCCCGCGCCCGGCGAGCCGGGGAAGATGCCGTTCTGGCGCGGCGACGCCCCCGGGCGCGACGTCGAGCTGGGGCAGGGGATCGGCGCCTTCGTGCGCGAGCTGGCTGCACTGCCCGACGCCGCGCGCACGGCCCGGCTGCGCGCGGTCGGGCTCGACCGGCGCGCCGCCGGCAACCTCGCCCGCTACCTCGCCGAGCAGCGCGAGGCGACGGGCGTCCTGCCCGACGATCGCACGCTCGTCGTCGAGCGCTTCCGCGACGCCGTCGGCGACTGGCGTGTCTGCATCCACTCGTTCTTCGGCGCCCGCGTGCACGCGCCGTGGGCGCGGGCCATCGAGGCGCGCCTGCGCCAGCGTCTCGGCCTCCAGGTGCAATCGCTCTGGACCGACGACGGCATCGTCCTGCGCATCCCCGACGCCGACGACGTGCCGCCCGCCGACGCGATCCTCTTCGACCCCGAGGAGATCGACGACCTCGTCACCGCCGAGATCGCCGACTCGGCGCTGTTCGCGAGCCGCTTCCGCGAGTGCGCCGCCCGCGCGCTCCTGCTGCCGCGGCGCCGGCCGGGGGCGCGCACGCCGCTCTGGCAGCAGCGGCAGCGCAGCGCGCTGCTCCTCCAGCAGGCGAGCAAGCATCCGTCGTTCCCGATCGTGCTCGAGACCTATCGCGAGTGCCTCCAGGACGCCTTCGACCTGCCGGCCCTCCAGGCCCTGCTCGGCGCGGTGCGCAGCCGCGACGTGCGCGTGGTCGAGGTCGACACGCCGTTCCCGTCGCCGTTCGCGAGCGCGCTGCAGTTCTCCTACGTCAGCGTCTTCATGTACGAGGGCGACGCGCCGCTCGCCGAACGGCGTGCGCAGGCGCTGTCGCTCGACCGCGCGCTGCTCGCCGAGCTGCTCGGTCGCACCGAGCTGCGCGAGCTGCTCGACGACGACGCGCTCGCGGCGCTCGAGCTGGAGCTGCAGCGGCTCGACGCCGGGCACCGCGTCCGCGACCCCGACGACCTGCACGACGCGCTGCGGATGCTCGGCGACCTGTCCCGCGACGAGGTCGCGCCGCGGCTCCCCGATCCGGCGGCGGCCGACGCCATGCTGGCGGGGCTCGAGCGCGCGCATCGCGTGCTGCAGGTCCGCGTCGCCGGCGTGGCGCGCTGGATCGCGATCGAGGACGCCGCGCGCTACCGCGACGCGCTCGGCGTCGCCATGCCGCTCGGTGTACCGCGCGCGTTTCTCGAGCCGGTGGCGGCGCCGCTGGACGACCTCGTCGGCCGCTGGGCTCGCCGCCACGGCCCGTTCCGGTCCGCGGACGTGGCGGCCCGCTTCGGGCTCGGCGTCGCCGTGGCCGAGGAGGCGCTGCGCCGGCTGGAGGTGGAGGGCCGCGTCGTCGAGGGCGAGTTCCGCCCGGGCGGGAGCGGGCGCGAGTGGATCGACGTCGACGTGCTGCGCCGCCTGCGCCGGCGCTCGCTGGCCGTGCTGCACAAGGAGGTCGAGCCGGTCGCGCCCGAGCAGCTCACGCGCTTCGCGCTCGGCTGGCACGGCGTCCGCGCGCGGCCGCTCGGGATGCGGCCGGAGCGCCCGTCGCTCGACGCCGTGCTGCGCGCCGTCGAGCAGCTCCAGGGCGTGCCCATCCCGGCGTCGGCTCTGGAGACGCAGGTGCTGCCGGCCCGGTTGCCCGGCTACGCGCCGGTGCTGCTCGATCAGCTCGGTGCGGCGGGCGAGCTGGTCTGGGCCGGTGCCGGCGCGCTCGGGCACAACGACGGCTGGGTGGTCCTGGCGCTCGCCGACCGCGCCCCGGTGCTGCTGCCGCCGGCGCTGGAAGTCCCGCCGTCGCCGCTCGCGCCGCGCGTCCTCGAGGTGCTGGCCGGCGGCGGGGCGCTCTTCTTCCGCCAGATCGCGGCGGCGACGCGCAGCGAGGACGACGCCGAGGTCGTGCTCGCGCTCTGGGACCTCGTGTGGGCAGGGCTCGTGAGCAACGACACGCTCGCGCCGCTGCGCGCGTTCCTCCAGCGCCGGCGCACGAAGGCGCGGCCGGCGGGCGGCGGCCTGCGACGACGTCCGCCGCGCCTGACGCGCCTCGGACCACCCGCCGGGGCCGGACGCTGGAGCCTCGTGCCGGCGCGCGAGGCGGCGACCACGCGCCAGCTGCACGCGCAGGTCGAGCAGCTGCTGCTCCGCCACGGCGTGGTCACGCGCGGCGCGGTGCTCGCCGACCGCGTGCCGGGCGGCTTCGCCGCCGTGTATCCCGTGCTGAAGGCGATGGAGGAGGCGGGGCGCTGCCGCCGCGGCTACTTCGTCGAGGGCCTCGGTGGAGCGCAGTTCGCGCACGCCGGCGCCGTCGATCGGCTGCGCGCGGCGGCGTCAGAGCCGGGCCGTGCGCAGGTGCTGGCGGCGACCGATCCCGCGAGCCCGTGGGGCGCGGCGCTGCCCTGGCCCGAGCGCGGGCCGGAGGACGCCGGCCATCGGCCCGGCCGCAAGGCGGGCGCGTTCGTCGTCCTCGTCGACGGCCGCCTCGCGCTCTACGTCGAGCGCGGCGGGCGCACGCTGCTCTCGTACGCCGGCGACCCTGCCGTGGTGGAGCCGGCGGCCGAGGCGTTGGCCGAGGCCGCGCGCGCCGGCCTGCTCGGCCGCCTCGAGGTGCAGCGTGCCGACGGCGAGGCGGTGCTCGACACGCCGCTCGCGCGTGCGCTGGCGCAGGCCGGCTTCCACCCGACGCCGTGGGGGATGCGGGTACGTGCCTGA